One Georgenia wutianyii DNA segment encodes these proteins:
- a CDS encoding Gfo/Idh/MocA family protein, protein MTPAAVAVVGTGTSAVEHLRALQQIPRLRVRWVADSDLARAEELARLVGARATTDIHGAVTDPAVQAVDIVNATPGHAPWTIVAGHAGKHVHVDQPAALSLAQLDAMTAATRHTSLLVGQTVRFQPAVARLARAAQSGEVGTPRLLHISWYTGHAWPGGWRSWQLDPALSGGHPVHNGTHILDAATWLLGSAPAEVFARGVRTFSPDMESPDSFQVQLRTADGGLATLELYYALRRRGDVLRRVVLVGTGGTLRHSTEDEPGLTSDAARPAPLSLEGALRDQLEHWADVVTGTARPLVRPDQVRGALAGALAAQRSLVTGRRVHVTEIEADPVVGANAPVEEVL, encoded by the coding sequence GTGACGCCCGCTGCCGTCGCCGTCGTCGGCACGGGCACCTCCGCCGTCGAGCACCTCCGGGCGCTGCAGCAGATCCCGCGCCTGCGGGTCCGCTGGGTCGCCGACAGCGACCTCGCGCGCGCCGAGGAGCTCGCGCGGCTCGTCGGCGCCCGCGCGACGACCGACATCCACGGCGCGGTCACCGACCCTGCCGTCCAGGCGGTCGACATCGTCAACGCCACGCCCGGCCACGCCCCGTGGACGATCGTCGCGGGTCACGCCGGCAAGCACGTCCACGTCGACCAGCCGGCCGCCCTGTCCCTCGCCCAGCTCGACGCGATGACCGCGGCCACCCGCCACACGAGTCTCCTCGTCGGTCAGACCGTGCGATTCCAGCCGGCCGTCGCCCGCCTGGCCCGCGCCGCCCAGAGCGGGGAGGTAGGCACCCCTCGCCTGCTGCACATCAGCTGGTACACCGGTCACGCATGGCCCGGCGGGTGGCGCAGCTGGCAGCTCGACCCCGCGCTGTCCGGTGGCCACCCGGTGCACAACGGCACCCACATCCTCGACGCCGCGACCTGGCTGCTCGGCTCGGCGCCGGCGGAGGTGTTCGCACGGGGCGTGCGCACCTTCTCCCCCGACATGGAGTCCCCCGACTCCTTCCAGGTGCAGCTGCGCACCGCGGACGGCGGGCTCGCGACGCTCGAGCTGTACTACGCCCTGCGCCGGCGCGGGGACGTGCTCCGCCGGGTCGTCCTCGTCGGCACGGGCGGGACGCTGCGCCACTCCACCGAGGACGAGCCGGGGCTGACCTCCGACGCCGCCCGGCCCGCCCCGCTGTCACTCGAGGGGGCGCTGCGCGACCAGCTCGAGCACTGGGCCGACGTCGTCACGGGCACAGCCCGCCCGCTCGTACGCCCCGACCAGGTGCGCGGGGCCCTCGCCGGCGCGCTCGCCGCCCAGCGCTCGCTCGTCACCGGACGGCGCGTCCACGTCACCGAGATCGAGGCCGACCCCGTCGTCGGCGCGAACGCCCCCGTCGAGGAGGTCCTCTGA
- a CDS encoding ROK family protein, with protein sequence MSDVVVGVDLGGTKTAAALVSADGAVGPVRSAPTPAQAGPQAVLDTVAALVREVVAAGGTLTAPDGTSRQVPAGARIGGVGVGTAGVVDTTSGTILSATDAILGWTGTAVRAGLQERLADLLADAPVTVENDVDAHAGGEVWLGAAAGLDSVLMVAVGTGVGAGLVLDGRPLRGARHVAGEMGHLPSPDAVGMRCGCGRDGHLEALGSGHALHRHYLRLGGSPDVPDTRAVYARAVAGEELALRAVTDSARAVGRAVAGVVTVLDPAAVVVGGGMSQAGPLWWEPMVATVRAELIEPLADVPVLPSALGPVAAVLGAARTALRA encoded by the coding sequence GTGAGTGACGTCGTCGTCGGGGTCGACCTCGGAGGCACGAAGACCGCCGCCGCCCTCGTGAGCGCGGACGGGGCCGTCGGGCCCGTCCGCTCCGCCCCGACCCCCGCCCAGGCGGGCCCGCAGGCCGTGCTCGACACCGTCGCCGCCCTCGTCCGGGAGGTCGTCGCCGCAGGTGGCACGCTGACCGCGCCGGACGGCACGAGCAGGCAGGTGCCCGCCGGGGCCCGCATCGGCGGGGTGGGTGTGGGCACCGCCGGCGTCGTCGACACGACGAGCGGCACGATCCTGTCCGCGACCGACGCCATCCTCGGGTGGACCGGCACCGCCGTGCGCGCCGGTCTGCAGGAGCGGCTGGCCGACCTCCTCGCCGACGCGCCGGTCACGGTGGAGAACGACGTCGACGCGCACGCCGGCGGCGAGGTGTGGCTCGGGGCGGCTGCCGGGCTCGACAGCGTCCTCATGGTCGCCGTCGGCACGGGCGTGGGCGCCGGCCTCGTCCTGGACGGGCGTCCGCTGCGCGGGGCCCGGCACGTCGCGGGGGAGATGGGCCACCTGCCCAGCCCCGACGCCGTGGGGATGCGCTGCGGCTGCGGACGCGACGGCCACCTCGAGGCGCTCGGCTCGGGTCACGCCCTCCACCGCCACTACCTGCGCCTCGGCGGATCGCCCGACGTGCCCGACACCCGCGCCGTCTACGCCCGCGCCGTCGCCGGTGAGGAGCTCGCCCTGCGCGCCGTGACCGACTCCGCCCGGGCCGTGGGCCGGGCCGTGGCCGGCGTCGTCACGGTGCTCGACCCGGCCGCCGTCGTCGTCGGCGGTGGCATGTCCCAGGCGGGCCCGCTGTGGTGGGAGCCGATGGTCGCCACCGTGCGTGCCGAGCTCATCGAGCCGCTCGCCGACGTCCCCGTCCTGCCCTCCGCGCTCGGGCCGGTCGCCGCCGTGCTCGGCGCGGCCCGCACCGCGCTGCGCGCGTGA
- a CDS encoding Gfo/Idh/MocA family protein, with protein sequence MALRVAVLSAVRHATDYLRLLGQDDRVELVAVAEEPNAPEWMRADSRAAAERAGVRYTETVAEVLDPAEVDLVVVCSSPARHARLALAALFAGIDVLIDEPGATTLADADALVEAAERTGRVCAVVNRTHAPSLRRARAWVDAGHVGLPRHLDVELLASGAHFATSVERPELVVDPALSGGGEMLNFLCYCADAVTYLTGLRTVEVHAFTGALFSELHAEHGVEDSAVVSLLLERGVTATVTLGRVPYAPGTTPTTSSLRLLGSHGHAVVDDDRPAVAKFGPDGATSLTADAGQVAAERYLRHVVDCLVAGAVPDYTVREARASLAVVDAAYRSAERGDVVPVG encoded by the coding sequence ATGGCCCTGCGAGTCGCCGTCCTGTCGGCAGTCCGCCACGCCACCGACTACCTGCGCCTGCTCGGGCAGGACGATCGGGTCGAGCTCGTCGCCGTCGCGGAGGAGCCCAACGCGCCGGAGTGGATGCGAGCGGACTCGCGAGCCGCCGCCGAGCGCGCCGGGGTGCGCTACACCGAGACCGTCGCCGAGGTCCTCGACCCCGCCGAGGTCGACCTCGTCGTCGTGTGCAGCAGCCCGGCCCGCCACGCCCGACTCGCCCTCGCTGCGCTGTTCGCCGGCATCGACGTGCTCATCGACGAGCCGGGCGCAACGACGCTCGCGGACGCGGACGCGCTCGTCGAGGCCGCCGAGCGCACAGGCAGGGTCTGCGCCGTCGTCAACCGGACGCACGCCCCGTCCCTGCGCCGCGCCCGCGCCTGGGTGGACGCGGGCCACGTCGGTCTGCCCCGCCACCTCGACGTGGAGCTCCTCGCCTCGGGGGCCCACTTCGCCACGTCGGTCGAGCGCCCCGAGCTCGTCGTCGACCCTGCGCTCTCCGGGGGCGGGGAGATGCTCAACTTCCTCTGCTACTGCGCCGACGCCGTCACCTACCTCACGGGGCTGCGGACGGTGGAGGTGCACGCCTTCACGGGCGCGCTGTTCTCCGAGCTGCACGCCGAGCACGGGGTGGAGGACAGCGCCGTGGTGAGCCTCCTCCTCGAGCGCGGCGTCACCGCGACGGTGACGCTCGGCCGGGTGCCCTACGCCCCGGGCACGACGCCGACGACGAGCTCGCTGCGCCTGCTCGGGTCCCACGGTCACGCCGTCGTCGACGACGACCGCCCGGCCGTCGCGAAGTTCGGCCCCGACGGCGCGACGTCCCTCACCGCCGACGCCGGCCAGGTCGCCGCCGAGCGCTACCTGCGCCACGTCGTCGACTGCCTCGTCGCGGGCGCGGTGCCCGACTACACGGTGCGTGAGGCGCGGGCCTCCCTCGCCGTCGTCGACGCCGCCTACCGCTCCGCCGAGCGGGGGGACGTCGTCCCCGTCGGCTGA
- a CDS encoding DUF1206 domain-containing protein, which translates to MNVDTGSHARRAAAGLEDHPVLTVGARLGYAASGLLHLVLGWIAVTLAWGTGGQESADQSGALEQLASTSVGAVLLWVIVVGFGLLTLWQVATAVTTGGTKDRVKAAGKAATYLVLTGLAAKVATGGSGGGGSEQTTSLTARVMENPLGQVAVGLVGVGILVVGGYHVVKGWKEKFREDLQGSPGRAVVVAGRVGYVAKGVALGIVGALFVLAAVTNDPDEAQGMDGALRTLLELPLGTALLTAVGLGIAAYGVYSFGRARYARV; encoded by the coding sequence ATGAACGTCGACACCGGAAGTCATGCGCGCCGGGCCGCTGCCGGCCTGGAGGACCACCCCGTGCTCACCGTGGGGGCTCGGCTGGGCTACGCGGCAAGTGGCCTCCTCCACCTCGTGCTCGGCTGGATCGCGGTGACCCTCGCCTGGGGCACCGGCGGGCAGGAGTCGGCCGACCAGTCCGGCGCGCTGGAGCAGCTCGCCTCGACCTCGGTCGGCGCCGTCCTCCTGTGGGTGATCGTCGTCGGCTTCGGGCTCCTCACGCTGTGGCAGGTGGCCACCGCGGTGACGACCGGCGGGACGAAGGACCGCGTGAAGGCGGCCGGCAAGGCGGCGACGTACCTCGTCCTCACCGGCCTGGCGGCCAAGGTGGCCACCGGGGGCTCGGGCGGGGGCGGGTCGGAGCAGACGACCAGCCTCACCGCCCGCGTCATGGAGAACCCGCTGGGGCAGGTGGCGGTGGGGCTCGTCGGCGTCGGCATCCTCGTCGTCGGTGGCTACCACGTGGTCAAGGGGTGGAAGGAGAAGTTCCGCGAGGACCTCCAGGGGAGCCCCGGCCGGGCGGTCGTCGTGGCCGGCCGGGTCGGATACGTCGCCAAGGGGGTGGCCCTCGGCATCGTCGGGGCGCTCTTCGTCCTCGCCGCGGTCACGAACGACCCCGACGAGGCGCAGGGCATGGACGGCGCCCTGCGCACCCTCCTCGAGCTGCCGCTGGGCACGGCGCTGCTCACGGCGGTCGGCCTGGGGATCGCCGCCTACGGCGTCTACTCCTTCGGCCGCGCGCGGTACGCGAGGGTCTAG
- a CDS encoding N-acetylmannosamine-6-phosphate 2-epimerase has translation MSPVLERLRGRLIVSCQAYPGEPLRVPEIMERMALAAVEGGAAGIRAQGLEDIARIVAATDVPVTGLWKDGEDPVFITPTLEHAIAVADAGAHIVALDGTRRPRPDGRTLAQTIAGLREHADVLVMADCGSLEDALAAEDAGADVLGTTLAGYTGERARTQGPDVELIDQMVARCSRPVVVEGRVHTPAQAADAMGRGAFAVVVGTAITHPTTITGWFHQAVTER, from the coding sequence GTGTCACCGGTCCTCGAGCGCCTCCGCGGGCGCCTCATCGTGTCCTGCCAGGCCTACCCCGGAGAGCCGCTGCGCGTCCCGGAGATCATGGAGCGTATGGCGCTCGCCGCCGTCGAGGGCGGGGCCGCGGGCATCCGCGCCCAGGGGCTGGAGGACATCGCGCGGATCGTCGCCGCCACCGACGTGCCCGTCACCGGCCTGTGGAAGGACGGGGAGGACCCGGTCTTCATCACCCCGACCCTCGAGCACGCGATCGCCGTCGCGGACGCGGGCGCGCACATCGTCGCGCTCGACGGCACCCGCCGCCCCCGGCCCGACGGACGGACCCTCGCCCAGACGATCGCCGGTCTTCGCGAGCACGCCGACGTCCTCGTCATGGCCGACTGCGGCAGCCTCGAGGACGCGCTCGCCGCGGAGGACGCCGGGGCCGACGTCCTCGGCACGACGCTCGCCGGGTACACGGGGGAGCGGGCCAGGACCCAGGGGCCCGACGTCGAGCTCATCGACCAGATGGTGGCCCGGTGCTCGCGCCCGGTCGTCGTCGAGGGGCGCGTGCACACCCCGGCCCAGGCGGCCGACGCCATGGGGCGCGGGGCCTTCGCCGTCGTCGTCGGCACCGCGATCACCCACCCGACGACGATCACCGGGTGGTTCCACCAGGCCGTGACCGAGCGCTAG